A region of the Coriobacteriia bacterium genome:
CCCTGGGGGAGCGTCTCGTCGACCCCGCGACGGGCAGGGAGGTGCCCGGCCTGCGGGCGCTGTACGACAACGCCGTCGCCTACGCGCGCGCCAGGGGGAGCGTCGTGGTCGCCGCCGCGGGCAACAGCGGCGACGCGGTCTGGATGCCGGCGGCCGCGTCCGGCGCGCTCGCGATAGGATGGCTCGACCCCAGTACCGGGGTGCGTTCTCCGCACTCTTGCTGGGGCCCCGAGCTCGACCTCGTAGCTCCCGGCCAGTACGTCTGGGGTGTGGGAAGGGACGGCCGCACCCTCGCGTACAGCGGCACGTCCTTGGCCACACCGATCGTCTCCGGGACGCTCGCGTTGCTGTGGTCGCTGGTGCCGGCCGCACCCGCCGAGGGGGTGGTCGACGCGATGCTCTCGACCGCGGTGGACTACCCGCCGGATGCCCCCGACGGCATCGACCCGTACTACGGTCACGGCCGCGTCGACGCCTGGGCGGCATACCGCCGCCTGATGGACACCGTGCCCGTGCAGGCCCCGGTGACGCTGGCCGCTTCGCGCCCGAACGGGTTCTGGACGACGCTCTCCTGGACGCGGGCCGCAGGCTCCGGCGTCTTCTACCGCTACGGCTACCTCGGCGGGCCCGAGTCCCAGACGACCGCGACCTCGGCCAAGCTCTTCCTCGGCGGGGACGGCGCGCAGACCGTCTACGTCAGGGCCTTCGCGTCGGACCGCTGGGCGAGCGGAGAGCCCGCCACGGCGACGGTCACCGTGGCGACCGGCCTTCCGCCGCTGGCCGTCCGCAGGCACGCGGGACCGGACCGCTACGGGACCTCCGCGGAGGTCAGCCGCGCCTCGTACCCGGATCCGGTACCCGCTCTCGTCGTCGCCTCGGGGGCCGACTGGCCCGACGCCCTGGCCGCGAGCACGCTCGCGCGTGCCGCCGGCGGCCCGCTGCTGCTCACGCCCCGCGACTCGCTGCCCATCGTGATCCGCGACGAGGTCGTCCGCCTGCGCCCGTCGCGCATCTACCTCGTCGGCGGCACGCCGGCGGTCTCGTCCTCCGTCGCGAGGCGGTTGGAGGCCCTCGTCGGCTCCGGCCGGCTGACTCGGCTGGCCGGCGCCGACCGCTACGCGACCGCCCGCGCGGTGGCCGCCCGCGTGCGCGCCGTCACCGGCTCGGCCCCCGGCGCCGCCGTGGTCGCCTCCGGCGAGGTGTTCCCCGACGCGCTCTCCGCGGCGCCGTACGCCGCACGGGCGGGATACCCCGTCCTGCTCACGCGCAAGGCATCGCTGCCGGCACCGACGCGCACAGCGCTCTCCGAGGCCGGCGTGAAGCGCACCGTGGTGGTCGGCGGCCCGGCCGCGGTGTCGAACGAGGTGGCGCGACTGCTGCCCTCCCCCACCCGCGTGGGCGGGAAGGACCGCTACGAGACCTCCCGGCTCTTCGCGGCTCACGCCGTGCGGGAGCGGGTGCTGGCCTACGAGGAGATCGCGGTGGCCACGGGACGCACGTTCCCCGACGCGCTCTCCGGCGGGCCGGTCCTCGCGGGCGTGAGGGGCCCCGTCGTGCTCGCCGACGCGCTGGACACGCCCACGCGCGCCTGGTTCGACGCCCGCAAGCTGCAGGTCCGCGGGCTCACGTTCCTGGGCGGACCG
Encoded here:
- a CDS encoding cell wall-binding repeat-containing protein, with the protein product MRSAGQARPPRLGALALALALALAAPPAPPRAAAAEEPRAVVVALASRAQRPAVEKRLRALGARDVRAVRDDLLLATAPAREAAAVARAARGLDAVAAAAPEGRVIALGVPPDDPAYADPERQPVSLGPSDAFPHSVNLEPAWGQAFLGLEYNLNPYRPGVKVAVVDSGVSPHWREDTGRVVDVRDYVEGDRVANDELGHGTVVASVIGAKTGNRFGIAGVVGDAPVTIEAYRVLDARGGGSTADVLGAIMDAADRGCKVINCSLGERLVDPATGREVPGLRALYDNAVAYARARGSVVVAAAGNSGDAVWMPAAASGALAIGWLDPSTGVRSPHSCWGPELDLVAPGQYVWGVGRDGRTLAYSGTSLATPIVSGTLALLWSLVPAAPAEGVVDAMLSTAVDYPPDAPDGIDPYYGHGRVDAWAAYRRLMDTVPVQAPVTLAASRPNGFWTTLSWTRAAGSGVFYRYGYLGGPESQTTATSAKLFLGGDGAQTVYVRAFASDRWASGEPATATVTVATGLPPLAVRRHAGPDRYGTSAEVSRASYPDPVPALVVASGADWPDALAASTLARAAGGPLLLTPRDSLPIVIRDEVVRLRPSRIYLVGGTPAVSSSVARRLEALVGSGRLTRLAGADRYATARAVAARVRAVTGSAPGAAVVASGEVFPDALSAAPYAARAGYPVLLTRKASLPAPTRTALSEAGVKRTVVVGGPAAVSNEVARLLPSPTRVGGKDRYETSRLFAAHAVRERVLAYEEIAVATGRTFPDALSGGPVLAGVRGPVVLADALDTPTRAWFDARKLQVRGLTFLGGPPAVSLAFEDSLKTRLRTP